The Pseudomonas allokribbensis genome has a window encoding:
- a CDS encoding ribonuclease E inhibitor RraB → MSTAYQEDISSSVLRRMKEGGFDFSRFHPIEFYAIFPDEERARRAAGKFRGESINAQVSARDDGAWSLELSKVMYATYDDIGDFEQGFSAVVEPLGGIIEGWGVKQEVRNRHRLN, encoded by the coding sequence ATGAGCACAGCCTATCAAGAAGACATCAGCAGCAGCGTGCTGCGCCGCATGAAAGAAGGCGGTTTCGATTTTTCCCGGTTCCATCCCATCGAGTTCTACGCCATTTTCCCGGACGAGGAGCGGGCGCGCAGGGCGGCAGGCAAGTTTCGCGGTGAATCCATCAATGCCCAGGTCAGTGCGCGCGACGACGGCGCGTGGTCCCTGGAATTGAGCAAGGTGATGTACGCAACCTACGACGACATTGGCGATTTCGAACAGGGCTTTTCGGCGGTGGTCGAGCCCTTGGGCGGCATCATCGAAGGCTGGGGCGTGAAGCAGGAGGTGCGCAACCGCCATCGTTTGAACTGA
- a CDS encoding circularly permuted type 2 ATP-grasp protein: MIRTYFDEMYDAGGQVRPHYREFARWLADTPDELLAQRRREADLLFHRAGITFTLYGDEQGTERLIPFDTIPRSIPASEWRIVERGCIQRVKALNMFLADLYHEQRIIKAGIIPAEQVLANEQYQLAMQGLDLHRDIYSHISGVDLVRDGDGTYYVLEDNLRTPSGVSYMLEDRKMMMRLFPELFAAQRIAPIDHYPNLLLDTLKSSSPIDDPSVVVLTPGRFNSAFFEHAFLAREMGVELVEGADLFVRDDKVFMRTTDGPKAVDVIYRRLDDAFLDPLAFRPDSMLGVPGLLSSYRSGNVVLANAIGTGVADDKSVYPFVTEMIRFYLDEEPILKNVPTWQCRNPSELSHVLANLPDLVVKETQGSGGYGMLVGPAATTAEIDAFRERIKAKPHAYIAQPTLSLSTCPTFVENGIAPRHIDLRPFVLSGRETRVVPGGLTRVALREGSLVVNSSQGGGTKDTWVVED, encoded by the coding sequence ATGATCCGCACCTATTTTGATGAAATGTACGATGCCGGCGGCCAGGTCCGCCCGCATTACCGGGAGTTTGCCCGCTGGCTGGCCGATACGCCTGACGAGCTGTTGGCCCAGCGGCGACGCGAGGCCGATCTGCTGTTCCATCGTGCCGGGATCACTTTCACGCTCTACGGGGACGAGCAAGGGACAGAACGTCTGATTCCCTTCGACACCATTCCGCGCAGCATTCCCGCCAGCGAGTGGCGGATCGTCGAGCGCGGCTGCATCCAGCGCGTCAAGGCGTTGAACATGTTCCTCGCCGACCTCTATCACGAGCAGCGCATCATCAAGGCCGGGATCATTCCCGCCGAGCAGGTGCTGGCCAACGAGCAATACCAGTTGGCGATGCAGGGGCTGGATCTGCACCGCGATATCTATTCGCACATCTCCGGCGTCGATCTGGTGCGCGACGGCGACGGCACGTATTACGTGCTCGAGGACAACCTGCGCACGCCCAGCGGCGTGAGCTACATGCTCGAAGACCGCAAGATGATGATGCGTCTGTTCCCCGAGCTGTTCGCGGCCCAGCGCATCGCCCCGATCGACCATTACCCGAACCTGTTGCTCGACACCCTGAAAAGCTCAAGCCCCATCGACGACCCGAGTGTGGTGGTACTGACGCCGGGCCGGTTCAACAGCGCGTTTTTCGAGCATGCGTTCCTGGCCCGGGAAATGGGCGTCGAGCTGGTCGAAGGTGCCGATCTGTTCGTGCGTGACGACAAGGTCTTCATGCGCACCACTGACGGCCCGAAAGCGGTGGACGTGATCTACCGCCGGCTCGACGACGCGTTCCTCGACCCGTTGGCCTTCCGCCCGGATTCGATGCTCGGCGTGCCGGGTCTGCTGTCGTCGTATCGCTCTGGCAATGTGGTGCTGGCCAATGCGATCGGCACCGGCGTGGCGGACGACAAGTCGGTGTATCCGTTCGTCACCGAGATGATCCGTTTCTACCTCGATGAAGAGCCGATCCTGAAGAACGTGCCGACGTGGCAATGCCGCAATCCGTCTGAACTTTCCCATGTGCTGGCCAATCTTCCGGATCTGGTGGTCAAGGAAACCCAGGGCTCCGGCGGTTACGGAATGCTCGTGGGGCCGGCGGCGACAACGGCGGAAATCGATGCATTCCGCGAGCGGATCAAGGCCAAGCCCCACGCGTATATCGCACAACCGACGCTGTCGCTGTCGACCTGTCCGACCTTTGTCGAAAACGGCATTGCGCCGCGCCATATCGACCTGCGCCCGTTCGTATTGTCCGGCCGCGAAACCCGGGTTGTGCCCGGTGGTTTGACCCGTGTCGCCCTGCGTGAAGGCTCTCTGGTGGTGAATTCATCCCAGGGCGGTGGAACCAAGGACACCTGGGTGGTCGAGGATTGA
- a CDS encoding alpha-E domain-containing protein yields MLSRTASDLYWMSRYLERAENLARMLDVSYSLSLMPQDGRGDGLHELAMPLLITGTLDDYLERHGELHAERLLHFFALDAANPASIYSCLGAARASAHAVRGRITADMWENINATWLEIRGIANQGLSRYGMSRFCEWIKERSHLFRGASYGTIMRNDAFRFIRLGTFIERADNTLRLLDARYEMAGDQAEAVSDGTAHAYYQWSALLRALSSFEAYTEIYRDAPGARHVAELLLLRADVPRSLRACTEEIDQILAQLPGANGRPAQRLAAEMDARLRYTGIHEILEEGLHAWLTEFIPLVRQLGNAIHSSYLEAA; encoded by the coding sequence ATGTTAAGTAGAACTGCCTCGGATCTGTACTGGATGTCGCGTTACCTGGAGCGGGCGGAAAACCTCGCCCGCATGCTCGATGTCAGCTATTCGCTGTCGCTGATGCCGCAGGACGGCCGTGGCGATGGTCTGCACGAACTGGCGATGCCGCTGTTGATCACCGGCACGCTGGACGATTACCTGGAACGCCATGGCGAACTGCATGCCGAGCGATTGCTGCACTTCTTCGCGCTCGACGCGGCCAACCCGGCGAGCATCTACAGCTGCCTCGGCGCGGCGCGAGCCAGTGCCCACGCGGTGCGCGGTCGGATCACCGCCGACATGTGGGAGAACATCAACGCCACCTGGCTGGAGATTCGCGGGATCGCCAACCAGGGCCTCAGCCGCTATGGCATGAGCCGTTTCTGTGAGTGGATCAAGGAACGTTCGCACCTGTTCCGCGGGGCGTCCTACGGCACCATCATGCGCAACGATGCGTTTCGTTTCATCCGGTTGGGCACGTTCATTGAGCGGGCCGACAACACTTTGCGCCTGCTAGACGCCCGCTATGAAATGGCCGGCGATCAGGCCGAAGCGGTCAGCGACGGCACCGCCCACGCCTATTACCAATGGAGTGCCTTGTTGCGGGCCTTGTCCTCGTTCGAGGCCTACACCGAAATCTACCGCGACGCGCCCGGCGCCCGGCATGTCGCCGAGCTGCTGCTGTTGCGTGCCGACGTGCCGCGCTCGCTGCGGGCCTGCACCGAAGAGATCGACCAGATCCTCGCGCAACTGCCGGGAGCCAACGGTCGTCCAGCGCAACGGTTGGCGGCGGAAATGGACGCACGCCTGCGTTACACCGGCATCCACGAAATCCTCGAGGAAGGGCTGCACGCCTGGCTCACCGAGTTCATCCCGCTGGTGCGCCAGTTGGGCAACGCCATTCACAGTTCCTACCTGGAGGCCGCATGA
- a CDS encoding transglutaminase family protein, whose translation MRLSISHETTYHYEDQVRASIQYLRLTPHDSERQHVLSWQLDLPRPVRAQLDPFGNILHVLTMDEPHEAIIIGARGQVDIDELREAEHESQSALPFLRFTRLTEADEALRAFAEKSCKQRRDRNALIDLMHGLNQHMTYKPGSTEVDTSAAEAFAGRAGVCQDHAHAFLACARSLGVPSRYVSGYLYSEDCEHLASHAWAEAWIDDAWYSFDVTNELARPERHLKLAVGLDYLDACPVRGMRRGGGSEQMHAKVLVSPTPAPIISVQQQ comes from the coding sequence ATGAGACTTTCCATCAGCCACGAGACCACCTATCACTACGAAGATCAGGTGCGGGCGAGCATCCAGTACCTGCGCCTGACACCTCACGACAGCGAGCGTCAGCATGTGCTGAGCTGGCAGCTCGACCTGCCGCGCCCGGTGCGGGCCCAGCTCGATCCGTTCGGCAACATCCTGCATGTGCTAACCATGGACGAACCCCACGAAGCGATCATCATCGGCGCTCGTGGGCAGGTCGATATCGACGAGTTGCGCGAAGCGGAGCACGAGAGTCAGTCGGCGCTGCCGTTCCTGCGTTTCACCCGGCTCACCGAGGCGGACGAGGCGCTGCGGGCGTTTGCCGAGAAGTCCTGCAAGCAACGACGCGACCGCAATGCACTGATCGACCTGATGCATGGTCTGAATCAGCACATGACCTATAAGCCTGGCTCCACCGAAGTCGACACCAGCGCCGCCGAGGCGTTTGCCGGGCGGGCGGGTGTTTGCCAGGATCACGCTCACGCGTTTCTGGCCTGCGCGCGCAGCCTCGGTGTGCCGTCGCGGTATGTGTCGGGTTATCTGTACAGCGAGGATTGCGAGCATCTGGCCAGTCACGCCTGGGCCGAGGCCTGGATCGATGACGCCTGGTACAGCTTTGACGTGACCAATGAACTGGCGCGGCCGGAGCGACACCTGAAATTGGCGGTGGGCCTGGATTACCTCGACGCCTGCCCGGTGCGGGGCATGCGTCGGGGCGGCGGGTCAGAGCAGATGCACGCGAAAGTGCTGGTGTCGCCGACACCTGCGCCAATCATCTCGGTGCAGCAGCAGTAA
- a CDS encoding c-type cytochrome, which yields MDGDQLKTLILFGAMLLSLPLSAAQLDLELGANSRTWQTEELLKHPQVQTLTIKNDVSYKKDMTYRAVPVAALLTGIKPDDHLQAVALDGFAAELAAAPLLNTKGSRAWLAIEDPAHPWPPLSEGKHSAGPFYLVWTDPQAGHISPEQWPFEVASIKRMALVAERFPALLPDPALKADDPVNQGFALFQKNCLACHRLNGAGDAQFGPDLNIPYNPTEYFGADFLKRYIRDPQSLRQWPQAKMPGFSAEVLPDADLQKLVGYLQHMAGRKVAPAK from the coding sequence ATGGACGGCGATCAATTGAAAACGCTCATTCTGTTTGGGGCCATGCTGCTGAGCTTGCCCCTGTCTGCCGCACAGCTGGATCTGGAGCTGGGCGCGAACAGCCGCACCTGGCAGACCGAGGAATTGCTCAAGCATCCTCAGGTGCAAACCCTCACGATCAAGAATGACGTGTCCTACAAGAAGGACATGACTTATCGCGCCGTGCCGGTGGCTGCATTGCTGACCGGAATCAAACCGGACGATCACCTGCAAGCCGTAGCGCTGGACGGTTTTGCCGCCGAGCTGGCCGCTGCGCCGTTGCTGAACACCAAAGGTTCCCGCGCATGGCTGGCCATCGAAGACCCGGCCCATCCTTGGCCGCCGCTGTCGGAAGGCAAGCACAGCGCCGGACCGTTCTATCTGGTGTGGACCGATCCGCAGGCCGGCCATATCAGCCCGGAACAATGGCCGTTCGAAGTGGCGAGCATCAAACGCATGGCGCTGGTGGCCGAGCGCTTCCCTGCCCTGTTGCCGGATCCTGCGTTGAAGGCCGATGACCCGGTGAATCAGGGTTTTGCGCTGTTCCAGAAGAACTGTCTGGCCTGCCATCGCCTGAATGGCGCGGGGGATGCGCAATTCGGGCCGGACTTGAATATTCCTTACAACCCGACCGAGTATTTCGGCGCGGACTTCCTCAAGCGCTACATCCGCGATCCGCAGAGTTTGCGTCAGTGGCCACAGGCGAAAATGCCGGGGTTTTCCGCCGAAGTATTACCGGATGCGGATCTGCAGAAGCTGGTGGGGTACTTGCAGCACATGGCCGGGCGCAAGGTTGCGCCCGCCAAGTAA
- a CDS encoding acetyl-CoA C-acetyltransferase, whose amino-acid sequence MTQALIFDALRTPRGRGKADGSLHSVKPVNLVAGLLTALQARTSLDTSQVDDVVLGCVTPIGDQGSDIAKTAVQVADWDVSVAGVQINRFCASGLEAVNLGAMKVRSGFEDLVVVGGVESMSRVPMGSDGGAWALDPQTNLHSHFTPQGVGADLIATLEGFSRQDVDAYALHSQQKAARARADGSFNKSLVPVQDQNGIILLDHDEFIRAESTLEGLGKLKPSFEMIGQMGFDATALRVYSHVERINHVHTPGNSSGIVDGAALMLIGSEAKGRALGLQPRARIVATAVTSTDPTIMLTGPAPATRKALAKAGLRVEDIDLFEVNEAFASVVLKFIKDMAVDPDKVNVNGGSIAMGHPLGATGCAILGTLLDELEARRLRYGLATLCVGGGMGIATIIERL is encoded by the coding sequence ATGACCCAAGCTTTGATTTTCGACGCGTTACGCACGCCCCGTGGCCGGGGCAAGGCTGACGGTTCGCTGCACAGCGTCAAACCGGTGAACCTGGTGGCCGGGCTGCTGACCGCTTTGCAGGCGCGCACTTCTCTGGACACCAGCCAGGTCGATGACGTGGTACTCGGTTGTGTCACGCCGATTGGCGATCAAGGCTCGGACATCGCGAAAACCGCCGTGCAGGTGGCCGATTGGGACGTCAGCGTTGCCGGCGTGCAGATCAACCGGTTCTGCGCCTCGGGGCTGGAAGCGGTGAACCTGGGGGCGATGAAAGTGCGCTCCGGGTTCGAAGACCTGGTGGTGGTTGGCGGTGTCGAATCCATGTCCCGCGTACCGATGGGCAGTGATGGCGGTGCCTGGGCGCTGGACCCGCAGACCAACCTGCACAGCCATTTCACCCCTCAAGGCGTCGGTGCTGACCTGATCGCCACGCTTGAAGGCTTCAGCCGTCAGGACGTCGATGCCTACGCCTTGCACTCGCAACAGAAAGCCGCGCGCGCCCGGGCCGACGGTTCGTTCAACAAGTCGTTGGTGCCGGTGCAGGATCAGAACGGCATCATTCTGCTCGATCACGATGAGTTCATTCGCGCCGAGTCGACCCTCGAAGGCTTGGGCAAGCTCAAGCCGAGTTTCGAAATGATCGGCCAGATGGGCTTCGACGCCACGGCGCTGCGGGTCTACAGCCATGTCGAGCGCATCAACCATGTGCACACGCCGGGCAACAGCTCGGGCATCGTCGACGGCGCGGCGCTGATGCTTATCGGTTCCGAAGCCAAGGGCCGGGCGTTGGGTCTGCAACCTCGGGCGCGGATTGTCGCCACGGCGGTCACCAGTACCGACCCGACCATCATGCTCACCGGCCCGGCGCCGGCCACTCGCAAGGCGCTGGCCAAGGCCGGGCTGCGGGTGGAAGACATCGACCTGTTTGAAGTCAACGAGGCGTTCGCCTCGGTGGTGCTGAAATTCATCAAGGACATGGCCGTCGACCCGGACAAGGTCAACGTCAATGGCGGCTCGATTGCGATGGGCCATCCGCTGGGCGCCACCGGTTGCGCGATTCTCGGCACCTTGCTCGATGAACTGGAAGCCCGGCGCCTGCGCTATGGCCTGGCGACGCTGTGCGTCGGCGGCGGCATGGGCATCGCCACCATCATCGAACGCCTCTGA
- a CDS encoding 3-hydroxyacyl-CoA dehydrogenase NAD-binding domain-containing protein produces the protein MTQAIRYEKGQDGIVLLTIDMPGQSANTMNAVYREAMADSVARLIAEKDDIAGVIITSAKKTFFAGGDLNELIKVGKPEAKAFYDMVLTLKGQLRTLETLGKPVVAAINGAALGGGWEICLACHHRVALDDASVQLGLPEVTLGLLPGGGGVVRMVRMLGIEKALPYLLEGKKVRPQQALQAGLIDELAVDRDELLAKARAWILANPAAVQRWDVKGYQIPGGTPSNPKVAQMLAIAPSILRSKTQGTLPAPEKILCAAVEGAQVDFDTAHLIETRYFTELTTGQISKNLIGTFWFQLNEINAGGSRPQGFAPYVTKRVGVLGAGMMGAGIAYVSASAGIDVVLKDINLAAAEKGKAHSAALLDKKVARGQMSAQQREAVLARIQTTESDADLAGCDLIIEAVFEDRQLKAKVSAAAQQVVGADAVIASNTSTLPITGLAAAVPDQSKFIGLHFFSPVEKMPLVEIIKGAKTSDETLARGFDFVLQIKKTPIVVNDSRGFFTSRVFGTFTNEGIAMLGEGVSAPMIETEARKAGMPIGPLAISDEVSLSLMSHIRQQTAKDLQAEGKPLIEHPAFAVIDLLLNEYKRPGKAAGGGFYEYPAGGQKHLWPELKSRFETADGQISPKDVRDRLLFVQAIETVRCVEEGVLTSTADANVGSIFGIGFAAWTGGALQFINQYGVKDFVARAQYLAEQYGERFAPPALLLEKAAKGELF, from the coding sequence ATGACCCAAGCCATTCGTTACGAAAAAGGCCAGGACGGCATCGTCCTCCTGACCATCGACATGCCGGGCCAGAGCGCCAACACCATGAACGCGGTGTACCGCGAGGCCATGGCCGACAGCGTCGCCCGACTGATCGCGGAAAAAGATGACATCGCCGGGGTGATCATCACTTCGGCCAAAAAGACCTTCTTCGCCGGCGGCGACCTGAATGAACTGATCAAGGTCGGCAAGCCTGAAGCCAAGGCTTTCTACGACATGGTGCTGACCCTCAAGGGCCAGTTGCGCACCCTGGAAACCCTCGGCAAACCGGTGGTCGCGGCGATCAACGGCGCGGCGCTCGGCGGTGGCTGGGAAATCTGCCTGGCCTGCCACCACCGCGTGGCGCTGGACGATGCTTCGGTGCAGCTCGGCCTGCCGGAAGTGACCCTCGGCCTGTTGCCGGGCGGTGGTGGCGTGGTGCGGATGGTGCGCATGCTCGGCATCGAAAAAGCCCTGCCGTATCTGCTCGAAGGCAAGAAAGTCCGTCCGCAGCAGGCGTTGCAGGCCGGTTTGATCGATGAACTGGCGGTGGACCGCGATGAGCTGCTGGCCAAGGCCCGGGCCTGGATTCTGGCCAACCCTGCGGCCGTGCAGCGTTGGGATGTGAAGGGCTATCAGATCCCCGGCGGCACACCGTCGAACCCGAAAGTCGCGCAGATGCTGGCGATTGCGCCGTCGATCCTGCGCAGCAAAACCCAGGGCACGTTGCCGGCGCCGGAGAAGATTCTCTGCGCAGCGGTGGAAGGCGCGCAGGTGGATTTCGATACCGCACACCTGATCGAGACCCGCTACTTCACCGAACTGACCACCGGCCAGATCTCGAAAAACCTGATCGGGACCTTCTGGTTCCAGCTCAATGAAATCAATGCCGGCGGTTCGCGTCCGCAGGGCTTTGCGCCTTATGTGACGAAACGCGTGGGCGTCCTCGGGGCGGGCATGATGGGCGCCGGCATCGCCTATGTCAGCGCCTCGGCCGGGATCGACGTGGTGCTCAAGGACATCAATCTCGCTGCCGCCGAAAAGGGCAAGGCGCATTCGGCGGCACTGCTGGACAAGAAAGTCGCTCGCGGGCAAATGTCTGCGCAGCAGCGTGAAGCGGTGCTGGCGCGGATCCAGACCACTGAAAGCGATGCCGATCTGGCGGGTTGCGATCTGATCATCGAAGCGGTGTTCGAGGATCGTCAGCTCAAGGCCAAAGTCTCGGCAGCGGCGCAACAGGTGGTCGGTGCCGACGCGGTGATCGCCTCCAATACTTCGACCTTGCCTATCACCGGCCTGGCGGCTGCGGTGCCGGATCAGAGCAAGTTCATCGGCCTGCACTTCTTCAGTCCGGTGGAAAAAATGCCGTTGGTAGAAATCATCAAAGGCGCGAAAACCAGCGATGAAACCCTCGCACGCGGGTTCGATTTCGTCCTGCAAATCAAGAAAACGCCGATCGTGGTCAACGACAGTCGCGGCTTCTTCACCTCGCGGGTGTTTGGCACCTTCACCAACGAAGGCATTGCCATGCTCGGCGAAGGCGTCAGCGCGCCGATGATCGAGACCGAAGCACGCAAGGCCGGCATGCCCATCGGGCCTCTGGCGATCTCTGACGAAGTTTCCCTCAGCCTGATGAGCCATATCCGTCAGCAAACGGCCAAAGACCTGCAAGCGGAAGGGAAACCGCTGATTGAGCACCCGGCGTTCGCCGTGATTGACTTGCTGCTCAACGAATACAAGCGGCCGGGCAAGGCGGCGGGAGGCGGTTTTTACGAGTACCCGGCGGGAGGCCAGAAACATCTGTGGCCCGAGCTGAAATCCCGTTTCGAGACAGCCGACGGGCAGATTTCGCCGAAGGATGTGCGTGACCGGTTGCTGTTTGTACAGGCCATCGAAACCGTGCGCTGTGTGGAGGAGGGCGTGCTGACCTCGACGGCGGACGCCAACGTCGGCTCGATCTTCGGCATCGGTTTCGCGGCATGGACGGGCGGCGCGTTGCAGTTCATCAATCAATATGGCGTGAAGGACTTTGTCGCGCGGGCGCAGTACCTGGCTGAGCAATACGGCGAACGTTTCGCGCCGCCAGCGCTGCTGCTGGAAAAGGCTGCGAAGGGCGAGTTGTTCTAA
- a CDS encoding amidotransferase: MSLRICILETDILRPELVDQYQGYGQMFQRLFSQQPIAAEFTVYNVMQGDYPSDDLTFDAYLVTGSKADSFGTDPWIQTLKQYLLTRYERGDKLLGVCFGHQLLALLLGGKSERATQGWGVGIHNYKLAAKAPWMNPVREELTLLISHQDQVTALPENATVIASSDFCPFAAYHINDQVLCFQGHPEFIHDYSRALLELRQEALGEQIYSKGVASLENDHHGATVAEWMMRFVAHKPNAA; the protein is encoded by the coding sequence ATGTCGCTACGCATCTGCATTCTGGAAACCGACATCCTGCGTCCGGAACTGGTCGATCAATATCAGGGTTACGGGCAGATGTTCCAGCGCCTGTTCTCGCAACAGCCGATCGCCGCCGAGTTCACGGTGTACAACGTGATGCAGGGCGATTATCCGAGTGATGACCTGACGTTCGATGCGTACCTGGTCACTGGCAGCAAGGCCGACTCGTTCGGCACCGACCCGTGGATCCAGACCCTCAAGCAGTACCTGCTGACCCGCTATGAGCGTGGCGACAAACTGCTCGGCGTGTGCTTCGGCCATCAACTGCTGGCGCTGCTGCTGGGCGGCAAGAGCGAGCGCGCGACCCAGGGTTGGGGCGTCGGCATTCACAACTACAAACTGGCGGCCAAGGCACCTTGGATGAACCCGGTGCGTGAAGAACTGACACTGCTGATCAGCCACCAGGATCAGGTGACGGCACTGCCGGAGAACGCCACGGTGATCGCCTCCAGCGATTTCTGCCCGTTCGCCGCGTACCACATCAACGATCAGGTGCTGTGCTTCCAGGGGCATCCGGAATTCATTCACGATTACTCGCGGGCACTGCTGGAACTTCGCCAGGAAGCACTGGGCGAGCAGATCTACAGCAAGGGCGTGGCCAGCCTTGAAAACGATCACCACGGCGCCACGGTGGCCGAATGGATGATGCGTTTCGTGGCGCACAAACCGAACGCCGCTTGA
- a CDS encoding magnesium and cobalt transport protein CorA — protein sequence MGRVVAAAVYSAGKKVTNISLDEGAAWAAKTGHFVWIGLEEPNAQELANLQRQFNLHELAIEDALEKHSRPKLETFGDALFIVTYSPVREHGILQFIETHIFAGKGYIITARNGHSASYAHVRQRCEARPLLLEHGEDFVLYALLDFVIENYQPVGEAIHAEIDELERNVLCSALNEHDIQKLHGLRRDVLRLRRYAAPMVEIGEELQKLSFPFIDKNMRPYFRDVQIHVTRQMEDLTTLADIASQTIEIGVLLEASRQSVVQRKFAAWAAILAFPTAVAGIYGMNFQNMPELSWHYGYFAVLSFITVGCVGLWASFKKSGWL from the coding sequence ATGGGTCGAGTTGTTGCTGCTGCGGTTTACAGCGCCGGTAAGAAAGTCACCAATATTTCCCTCGACGAAGGCGCCGCCTGGGCCGCCAAGACCGGGCACTTCGTCTGGATCGGCCTCGAAGAGCCGAATGCCCAGGAGCTGGCCAACCTGCAACGCCAGTTCAACCTGCACGAACTGGCCATCGAAGACGCCCTGGAAAAACACAGTCGCCCAAAACTGGAAACCTTCGGCGACGCCCTGTTCATCGTCACCTACTCCCCCGTGCGCGAGCACGGCATCCTGCAGTTCATCGAAACCCACATCTTCGCCGGCAAGGGCTACATCATCACTGCCCGCAACGGCCATTCGGCGTCCTACGCCCATGTCCGTCAGCGCTGTGAGGCGCGGCCGCTGTTGCTGGAGCACGGGGAAGATTTCGTACTGTATGCGTTGCTGGATTTCGTCATCGAAAACTATCAGCCGGTGGGTGAAGCGATCCACGCCGAGATCGATGAACTGGAGCGCAACGTGTTGTGTAGCGCGCTGAATGAGCACGACATCCAGAAGCTTCATGGCCTGCGCCGCGATGTTTTGCGCTTGCGTCGATACGCGGCGCCGATGGTGGAAATCGGCGAGGAACTGCAGAAGCTGAGCTTCCCGTTCATCGACAAGAACATGCGTCCTTACTTCAGGGATGTGCAGATCCATGTCACGCGGCAGATGGAAGACCTGACCACCCTGGCCGACATTGCGAGCCAGACCATCGAGATCGGTGTGTTGCTGGAGGCGTCACGCCAAAGCGTGGTGCAGCGCAAGTTTGCGGCATGGGCAGCGATTCTGGCGTTCCCGACGGCGGTCGCCGGGATCTACGGGATGAACTTCCAGAACATGCCGGAGCTGAGCTGGCACTACGGCTATTTCGCCGTGCTGAGCTTTATCACGGTGGGCTGCGTGGGACTGTGGGCGAGCTTCAAGAAATCGGGCTGGCTGTAG
- a CDS encoding 1-acylglycerol-3-phosphate O-acyltransferase — MLFVFRMLLMGLHFILAGVLGVILGLCRPFNPDNSRLCARLYALPAMCILRLRVKADVGQLMSKPDSCVIIANHQSNYDLFVFGNVVPRRTVCIGKKSLKWVPLFGQLFWLAGNVLIDRGNAHKARQSMLTTTDTLQHKDTSIWVFPEGTRNLGEELLPFKKGAFQMAIAAGVPIVPVCVSSYIKHMRLNRWRSGKILIRSLPAIPTAGLTMDDMPMLITQCREQMRECIDAMDRQLQAA; from the coding sequence ATGCTGTTCGTGTTTCGTATGTTATTGATGGGCCTGCACTTTATTCTGGCGGGTGTGCTCGGGGTGATCCTCGGGCTGTGCCGGCCATTCAATCCGGACAACAGTCGTCTGTGCGCCCGACTGTACGCACTGCCGGCCATGTGCATCCTGCGCCTGCGAGTGAAGGCCGACGTCGGTCAGCTGATGAGCAAGCCTGACAGCTGCGTGATCATCGCCAACCATCAGTCCAACTACGACCTGTTCGTGTTCGGCAATGTGGTGCCGCGACGGACGGTGTGCATTGGCAAAAAGAGTCTGAAATGGGTGCCGTTGTTCGGGCAGTTGTTCTGGCTGGCCGGCAACGTGTTGATCGATCGTGGGAACGCGCACAAGGCGCGCCAGTCGATGCTGACGACCACCGACACCTTGCAGCACAAAGACACGTCGATCTGGGTCTTCCCGGAAGGCACGCGCAACCTGGGTGAAGAACTGCTGCCGTTCAAGAAAGGCGCGTTCCAGATGGCCATCGCCGCCGGTGTGCCGATCGTTCCAGTGTGTGTCAGCAGCTACATCAAGCACATGCGCTTGAACCGCTGGCGCAGCGGGAAAATTCTCATCCGTTCGCTGCCGGCAATTCCTACCGCCGGCCTGACCATGGACGACATGCCCATGCTCATCACCCAGTGCCGCGAGCAGATGCGCGAATGCATCGATGCAATGGATCGGCAACTTCAAGCTGCGTGA